One window of Triticum dicoccoides isolate Atlit2015 ecotype Zavitan chromosome 5A, WEW_v2.0, whole genome shotgun sequence genomic DNA carries:
- the LOC119298103 gene encoding protein PELPK1-like encodes MASNTSLLAQIMACTLLLTGHTCHGARHLADATPAAAPTAAVPGLPAVPTLPAVPADTVTLLPPMPAVTLPTVPQVTLPPMPSVVVPKAVLPPMPKVTMAPMPAIVVPKVTLPPMPFVPNVNVPMPFLAPPPSV; translated from the coding sequence ATGGCTTCGAACACGAGCTTGCTGGCCCAGATCATGGCGTGCACGCTCCTACTCACCGGGCACACGTGCCACGGCGCACGCCACTTGGCTGACGCGACTCCGGCGGCTGCCCCTACCGCTGCTGTACCTGGCCTGCCAGCCGTGCCGACCCTGCCTGCCGTGCCCGCGGACACAGTCACCCTGCTGCCACCAATGCCGGCGGTCACCCTGCCCACCGTGCCGCAAGTGACGCTGCCGCCCATGCCTTCCGTCGTCGTGCCGAAGGCGGTGCTGCCGCCCATGCCCAAGGTGACCATGGCGCCGATGCCCGCTATTGTCGTACCAAAGGTGACACTGCCGCCAATGCCGTTCGTCCCGAATGTGAACGTGCCCATGCCGTTCCTGGCGCCACCTCCGTCTGTGTAG
- the LOC119298105 gene encoding tetraspanin-6-like produces the protein MNHGQQQPYHLSNTVIGYLNLLTLLASIPVIGAGLWLAHAASAAPGPTCQSALQAPLLAVGFVAFLVSLPGFVGARYHVSWALWLYLLAVLLLVLFLLGATVFGLAVTAGGGGRMVPGRPYREYRMRDYSPWLRGHVSADRYWRTALACVASSRACPKVAGWTPDDYMRRDLTPVQSGCCKPPTSCVYGGDGLTGQGPAVVAVQDEDCFRWQNDPAVLCYGCDSCRAGVMEQLRRHWHNVTVVNAVLLLLLIAVCSCGCCAFRNARRAEYAYAGRMSKIHPRWDYFWSRWWRGHREQIY, from the exons ATGAACCATGGGCAGCAGCAGCCGTACCACCTGAGCAACACGGTGATCGGCTACCTCAACCTGCTCACGCTGCTCGCCTCCATCCCCGTCATCGGCGCGGGCCTCTGGCTGgcgcacgccgcctccgccgcgccggGCCCCACGTGCCAGTCCGCGCTGCAGGCCCCGCTGCTCGCCGTCGGCTTCGTCGCCTTCCTCGTCTCGCTCCCGGGCTTCGTCGGCGCGCGCTACCACGTCTCATGGGCGCTCTGGCTCTACCTGCTCGCCGTGCTCCTCCTCGTGCTCTTCCTCCTCGGCGCCACCGTGTTCGGCCTCGCCgtcacggcgggcggcggcggcaggatgGTGCCCGGGAGGCCCTACCGCGAGTATCGGATGCGGGACTACTCGCCGTGGCTGCGGGGCCACGTGTCCGCCGACCGGTACTGGCGCACGGCGCTGGCGTGCGTGGCCAGCTCCAGGGCGTGCCCCAAGGTGGCCGGATGGACGCCCGACGACTACATGCGCCGCGACCTCACGCCCGTGCAGTCCGGATGCTGCAAGCCGCCCACGTCCTGCGTCTACGGCGGCGACGGGCTGACGGGCCAGGGCCCGGCGGTGGTGGCGGTGCAGGACGAGGACTGCTTCCGGTGGCAGAACGACCCGGCGGTGCTCTGCTACGGCTGCGACTCGTGCAGGGCCGGCGTGATGGAGCAGCTGCGCCGCCACTGGCACAACGTCACCGTCGTCAAcgccgtgctgctgctgctgctcatcgCCGTCTGCTCCTGCGGCTGCTGCGCCTTCCGCAACGCCCGCCGCGCCGAGTACGCCTACGCCGGACGCATGTCCAAGATCCACCCGCGATGGGACTACTTCTG GTCAAGGTGGTGGCGTGGCCACAGAGAACAAATCTATTAA